The following are from one region of the Methanomassiliicoccales archaeon LGM-DZ1 genome:
- a CDS encoding minichromosome maintenance protein MCM, with product MAVFQDDELKEAWASILGKEKYVLMLREIADSYPDKRSVFIDYDDIDMYSSQFAMYVMEAPDRCIAAASEYIKESAMPPSWDPVNIVNVRITSIPHDAKVGIRKLRAKHLGRLVSVDGIVKRVTPVRPRMTKALFRCAKCGQEIWVDQPGMILAEPAMCTNPATTCNRGPLKFILDEQESIYRDTQRIDFQESPEDLRGGDQPERMSGYLEDDIAGEVTPGSRVTFNGILRSAEKQDRNKTTTFETYLDVISVEYEQHEYDEIVITDEDEKAILEMSRDPHLFENIIDSISPTIYGMREVKAAVALQLFGGCHKVMDDGSAIRGDMHILIVGDPGVAKSQILRYMSQLSPRGIYASGKSASAAGLTATAVKDEDTGGWVLEAGALVLADGGLACIDELDKMTEQDRSSLHEAMESQRISVAKAGLTMALQCRCSMLAAANPKLGRFDTEGSAIATQIDLPAPLLSRFDLIFVMNDVPEPKYDRKVTQYILKVHRRGEARQYSGSESPEGVDIDQIMEETVDIKPKYSIEQLRKYVAYAKQHIVPVMTDSAAKMIEDNYVRIRSGYSESKTVPITARQLEAYVRIAEASAKMRLSNTVTDVDAQRAIDLVAYYMDKIARTQGGILDIDRMSEFSSKDRADINQIEKIIKDAGENGITTEDIISAASHDGIKAAEVNQTLEKLSRRGVIYSPKSGHYRHAG from the coding sequence ATGGCTGTTTTCCAGGATGATGAGCTGAAGGAGGCATGGGCGAGCATCCTCGGCAAGGAGAAGTACGTCCTGATGCTGAGGGAGATAGCGGACAGTTACCCGGACAAGCGCAGCGTGTTCATAGACTACGACGATATCGACATGTACAGCTCGCAGTTCGCGATGTACGTCATGGAGGCGCCGGACCGCTGCATCGCGGCGGCGTCGGAGTACATCAAGGAATCCGCCATGCCCCCTTCGTGGGACCCTGTCAACATCGTGAACGTCAGGATCACCTCGATCCCCCACGACGCCAAGGTCGGGATCAGGAAGCTGAGGGCGAAGCACCTCGGCAGGCTGGTCTCCGTGGACGGCATAGTGAAAAGGGTCACCCCCGTTCGCCCCAGGATGACCAAGGCGCTCTTCAGGTGCGCCAAGTGCGGCCAGGAGATATGGGTGGACCAGCCGGGCATGATCCTCGCGGAGCCGGCCATGTGCACCAACCCGGCGACCACCTGCAACCGGGGCCCGCTGAAGTTCATACTCGACGAGCAGGAGTCGATATACCGCGATACCCAGAGGATCGATTTCCAGGAATCCCCCGAGGACCTGAGGGGAGGCGACCAGCCCGAGAGGATGAGCGGCTACCTCGAGGACGACATCGCCGGGGAGGTCACCCCCGGGTCCAGGGTCACCTTCAACGGGATCCTCCGGTCGGCCGAGAAGCAGGACAGGAACAAGACCACCACCTTCGAGACCTACCTGGACGTTATCTCGGTGGAGTACGAGCAGCACGAGTACGACGAGATCGTCATAACGGACGAGGACGAGAAGGCGATCCTGGAGATGTCCAGGGACCCCCACCTCTTCGAGAACATCATCGACTCCATCTCGCCGACCATCTACGGCATGAGGGAGGTCAAGGCGGCCGTCGCCCTGCAGCTCTTCGGAGGCTGCCACAAGGTCATGGACGACGGCTCGGCGATCAGGGGGGATATGCACATCCTCATCGTCGGAGACCCCGGTGTCGCGAAGTCCCAGATCCTCCGTTACATGTCCCAGCTGTCCCCCCGCGGGATCTACGCCTCCGGCAAGTCCGCCTCGGCGGCCGGCCTCACGGCAACCGCAGTGAAGGACGAGGATACCGGCGGCTGGGTCCTCGAAGCGGGGGCGCTCGTCCTGGCGGACGGCGGCCTGGCATGCATCGATGAGCTCGACAAGATGACCGAGCAGGACCGCTCCTCGCTCCATGAGGCCATGGAGTCCCAGAGGATCTCGGTGGCGAAGGCCGGCCTGACCATGGCCCTCCAGTGCAGGTGCTCCATGCTGGCCGCGGCCAACCCCAAGCTGGGGAGGTTCGACACCGAAGGCTCGGCGATAGCCACCCAGATAGACCTCCCGGCCCCCCTGCTCTCGCGTTTCGACCTCATCTTCGTCATGAACGACGTGCCGGAGCCGAAATACGACCGCAAGGTCACCCAGTACATCCTCAAGGTCCACAGGAGAGGGGAGGCGAGGCAGTACAGCGGCTCCGAGTCCCCGGAAGGCGTGGACATCGACCAGATCATGGAGGAGACGGTCGACATCAAGCCCAAGTACTCCATAGAGCAGCTGAGGAAGTACGTGGCCTACGCCAAGCAGCATATCGTGCCGGTCATGACGGACTCGGCCGCCAAGATGATCGAGGACAATTACGTCAGGATCAGGAGCGGCTATTCGGAATCTAAGACGGTCCCCATCACTGCCAGGCAGCTCGAGGCGTATGTGAGGATAGCCGAGGCCTCTGCGAAGATGCGCCTGTCCAACACCGTCACCGACGTCGACGCGCAGCGCGCCATCGACCTGGTCGCGTACTACATGGACAAGATCGCGAGGACCCAGGGAGGCATCCTGGACATCGACAGGATGTCCGAGTTCTCGTCGAAGGACCGCGCCGACATCAACCAGATCGAGAAGATAATCAAGGACGCCGGCGAAAACGGGATCACGACCGAGGACATCATCTCGGCAGCGTCCCATGACGGGATAAAGGCCGCCGAGGTCAACCAGACGCTCGAGAAGCTGAGCCGGAGAGGGGTCATCTACAGCCCCAAGAGCGGGCACTACAGGCACGCAGGGTGA
- a CDS encoding DUF424 family protein, giving the protein MAGGFYFRTHRHPKETIIAVCDEEVLGKTFAEGKLHITVNEGFYGGDLIDEAELRSRFEAFTILNIAGNRAVDIAVEMGIIDRGAVLEIGGIRHAQAVTL; this is encoded by the coding sequence ATGGCAGGAGGATTCTATTTCAGGACGCACAGGCACCCTAAGGAGACCATCATCGCGGTCTGCGATGAGGAGGTCCTCGGGAAGACATTCGCGGAGGGGAAGCTCCACATCACCGTCAACGAGGGCTTCTACGGAGGGGACCTCATCGACGAGGCCGAGCTCCGCTCGAGGTTCGAGGCGTTCACCATCCTGAACATCGCCGGGAACCGCGCGGTGGACATAGCGGTGGAGATGGGGATCATCGACAGGGGCGCCGTCCTGGAGATAGGCGGCATCAGGCATGCGCAGGCGGTGACGCTGTGA
- a CDS encoding NMD3-related protein encodes MNGFCVECGKETDQTVNGMCLECFLKDRQVLSLPDHVDLQRCTTCGQFYRHGAFVPMEQDEAVICAAAEELQCISEGKVTDISAALGYLDDYNVSVTLNCKVAVGGFTTDAAATTVVRIKNTVCRICSRRSGNYYEAILQIRSSGKTLSKDLQDEVLARVEKLVDGAMKTDQNAFITKMEIVTGGVDVYLSLIALGKSCARDLADVYAAETDESSKLVGQTRDGLDMYRVTYLVRLPEFHVGDVVRFKKKYWLLSRVSGRGGKIVSLDNFRETSIERREMPDLKVYCKYSDLIRADVITASEGEVQVLDPSSYQTVDLLVPKDASIGDRVPAVRIDDVLYYVPLR; translated from the coding sequence GTGAACGGGTTCTGCGTCGAATGCGGCAAGGAGACCGACCAGACCGTCAACGGGATGTGCCTGGAATGCTTCCTGAAGGACAGGCAGGTCCTCTCCCTGCCGGACCATGTCGACCTCCAGAGATGCACCACCTGCGGCCAGTTCTACCGTCACGGGGCCTTCGTGCCGATGGAGCAGGACGAGGCGGTCATATGCGCCGCGGCCGAGGAGCTCCAGTGCATCAGCGAGGGCAAGGTCACGGACATCTCCGCCGCCCTCGGGTACCTGGACGATTACAACGTGTCCGTCACCCTCAACTGCAAGGTGGCCGTCGGCGGCTTCACGACCGACGCGGCGGCGACCACCGTCGTCAGGATCAAGAACACCGTCTGCAGGATATGCTCGCGCCGCAGCGGGAACTACTACGAGGCCATACTCCAGATCAGGAGCTCCGGCAAGACGCTGTCCAAGGACCTGCAGGACGAGGTCCTGGCCAGGGTGGAGAAGCTGGTGGACGGCGCCATGAAGACCGACCAGAACGCCTTCATCACCAAGATGGAGATCGTCACGGGCGGGGTGGACGTCTACCTGTCGCTGATCGCCCTGGGGAAGTCATGCGCGCGCGACCTGGCTGATGTCTACGCCGCGGAGACCGACGAGTCCTCCAAGCTGGTGGGGCAGACCCGCGACGGGCTCGACATGTACCGCGTCACCTACCTGGTCAGGCTCCCCGAGTTCCATGTCGGGGACGTCGTCCGCTTCAAGAAGAAGTACTGGCTCCTGTCGCGCGTGTCCGGCAGGGGAGGGAAGATCGTCTCCCTGGACAATTTCCGCGAGACCTCTATCGAGAGGAGGGAGATGCCCGATCTGAAGGTCTACTGCAAGTATTCCGACCTCATCCGCGCCGATGTGATTACGGCCTCCGAGGGCGAGGTCCAGGTCCTGGACCCCTCGAGCTACCAGACCGTGGACCTGCTGGTGCCCAAGGACGCGTCGATCGGGGACAGGGTGCCGGCCGTGAGGATCGATGACGTCCTCTACTACGTGCCGCTGAGGTGA
- a CDS encoding fumarate hydratase: MVVKLPETREQIVENLLKLANTKIPEDIGWALEAAAEWEADASARTVLGAILDNIRKAEHLGKPMCQDTGVPVFWVRGRIDPGIADDIREAIVRSTAKVPMRPNAVDPFTRKNSGDNTGAGMPFIHYIPTADPFTEISVMLKGAGSENMTKLAMLNPAEGREGIVKFIIDSVLDAGGRPCPPGIVGIGIGGTSDECAAAAKRALMEPLDHEDPDPEIRKLEEDLFIKLNSSGLGPMGLGGNTTVLGVKIRKMACHTASLPVCVNIGCWATRRASARITDSDVEYSQGAVL, translated from the coding sequence ATGGTGGTCAAACTTCCGGAGACAAGGGAACAGATAGTCGAGAACCTGCTGAAACTGGCCAACACCAAGATCCCCGAGGACATCGGCTGGGCGCTGGAGGCGGCGGCCGAATGGGAGGCGGACGCCTCGGCGCGCACGGTGCTCGGAGCGATCCTGGACAACATCAGGAAGGCCGAGCACCTGGGGAAACCGATGTGCCAGGATACGGGAGTGCCCGTGTTCTGGGTCCGCGGGAGGATCGACCCCGGCATTGCGGACGACATCCGCGAGGCTATCGTCCGCAGCACCGCGAAGGTCCCTATGAGGCCGAACGCGGTCGACCCGTTCACCAGGAAGAACTCCGGCGACAACACCGGCGCGGGGATGCCCTTCATCCATTACATCCCCACCGCCGATCCGTTCACCGAGATCTCGGTCATGCTGAAGGGCGCCGGGTCGGAGAACATGACGAAGCTCGCCATGCTGAACCCCGCCGAGGGCAGGGAAGGCATCGTGAAGTTCATCATCGACTCCGTCCTGGACGCCGGCGGGCGCCCCTGCCCTCCGGGGATCGTCGGGATAGGCATCGGCGGCACCTCGGACGAGTGCGCCGCGGCCGCCAAGCGCGCCCTGATGGAGCCCCTTGACCATGAGGACCCGGACCCGGAGATCAGGAAGCTCGAGGAGGACCTGTTCATCAAGCTGAACAGCTCCGGCCTCGGCCCTATGGGGCTGGGCGGGAACACCACCGTCCTCGGCGTCAAGATAAGGAAGATGGCCTGCCATACCGCCTCCCTCCCCGTCTGCGTCAACATCGGCTGCTGGGCCACCAGGAGGGCGTCCGCACGGATCACCGATTCGGACGTCGAGTACTCCCAGGGGGCGGTTCTGTGA
- a CDS encoding FumA C-terminus/TtdB family hydratase beta subunit, with the protein MKTLNAPLSDRDVRSLKLGETVYINGPVITGRDDVHIRALEYLDEGKEVPECLRGAVIYHCGPIMKKNGDRWTVVAAGPTTSARMNSLEPRFIREFGIKAIIGKGGMDRATAEAMKKEGCVYLAAVGGAAVSLAEGLSQVIGCEWEDLGMPEALWKFNTVRLGPLTVAMDADGNSLYEKVRQNIKRVY; encoded by the coding sequence GTGAAGACCCTTAACGCTCCGCTGTCCGACAGGGACGTCAGGTCCCTGAAGCTGGGCGAGACCGTCTACATCAACGGCCCCGTGATCACCGGCAGGGACGATGTGCACATCCGCGCACTGGAGTACCTCGATGAGGGGAAGGAGGTCCCGGAATGCCTCCGCGGCGCGGTCATCTACCACTGCGGGCCCATCATGAAGAAGAACGGCGACAGGTGGACCGTGGTCGCCGCCGGGCCCACCACCAGCGCGAGGATGAACTCGCTGGAGCCCCGTTTCATCAGGGAGTTCGGCATCAAGGCGATCATCGGCAAGGGCGGCATGGACCGCGCCACGGCCGAGGCGATGAAGAAGGAAGGCTGCGTCTATCTCGCGGCCGTCGGCGGAGCGGCGGTGTCCCTCGCGGAGGGCCTGTCGCAGGTCATAGGGTGCGAGTGGGAGGACCTCGGAATGCCCGAGGCGCTCTGGAAGTTCAACACTGTCCGTCTGGGCCCCCTCACGGTCGCGATGGATGCCGACGGCAACAGCCTTTATGAGAAGGTCAGGCAGAACATCAAAAGAGTATACTGA
- a CDS encoding carboxypeptidase-like regulatory domain-containing protein, whose amino-acid sequence MKHVSAALIAAAAICMLLPSLVFADGSDADGEGTETGQTYISGYIYEPLSSGNGPIEGATVTVKMTLSDGNVIRFSAATGSDGRFDVNITEGFDTTATFGILFALEDYTMRNLPQSVSTSTDSEGYYTLTLPTSTTTDGNTYYMLTDDMSQSGSDLRVVLMASTTSTLTIRVIYVGDFIEGAKVTISKVGDSDSNTVESNSRGYAEFNNISVGEYSIVVKADGFETYESTVTVGEGGTTTDANLTERTHTHYLWGFDIAHVMMLAGLLIGIFMAAAAWALHRTGKKLDS is encoded by the coding sequence ATGAAACATGTATCCGCCGCATTGATTGCGGCCGCCGCCATATGCATGCTCCTGCCGTCCCTGGTCTTCGCAGACGGCTCGGATGCCGACGGCGAGGGAACCGAGACCGGGCAGACCTACATCTCCGGATACATCTACGAGCCCCTGTCATCCGGGAACGGGCCGATCGAGGGAGCGACGGTGACCGTGAAGATGACCCTGTCCGATGGGAACGTAATCAGGTTCAGCGCAGCAACCGGATCCGACGGCAGGTTCGATGTCAATATCACGGAAGGCTTCGACACCACTGCAACGTTCGGCATACTGTTCGCCCTAGAAGACTACACTATGAGGAACCTGCCCCAGTCAGTCTCGACATCGACGGACTCCGAGGGATACTACACACTGACGCTTCCCACGTCCACGACCACCGATGGGAACACCTATTACATGCTGACCGATGACATGTCCCAGAGCGGTTCCGATCTGAGGGTGGTGCTGATGGCCTCCACCACCAGCACCCTCACCATCAGGGTGATCTACGTCGGCGATTTCATCGAGGGAGCCAAAGTCACCATCAGCAAAGTCGGCGACAGCGACAGCAATACTGTTGAGAGCAATTCCCGCGGATACGCCGAGTTCAACAATATATCGGTAGGTGAATACAGCATCGTTGTCAAGGCCGACGGATTCGAGACTTACGAGTCCACAGTGACCGTCGGAGAGGGCGGCACAACGACGGATGCGAATCTGACTGAGAGGACCCATACGCACTACCTGTGGGGCTTCGACATCGCCCATGTCATGATGCTCGCCGGCCTGCTGATCGGCATCTTCATGGCCGCAGCGGCATGGGCCCTCCACCGCACCGGAAAGAAGCTGGACTCGTAA
- a CDS encoding HAD-IA family hydrolase: MAKTLAVFDMDGTLTDSRESIWRSYRHAARRLGVPEPSDAVLNDHLCGGLPGNCRAIFGPELADEAVKLYREDYLGRAADDGVSLYPGVKEALERLRASGIALAVATMKVRPAAEAAVEAFGLGGLFGAVAGADPEGKRTKGRMILDCAEALGADRIIMIGDCIQDLEAAKEARCWFIAASYGYGLPLSKCLGLGVASAATPAEAADIAIRISRRP; encoded by the coding sequence ATGGCAAAGACTCTCGCCGTGTTCGACATGGACGGCACTCTGACGGACTCCAGGGAGTCCATTTGGCGTTCCTACAGGCATGCGGCCCGCAGGCTAGGTGTCCCGGAACCCTCGGATGCGGTGCTGAATGACCATCTCTGCGGAGGCCTTCCGGGCAACTGTAGGGCGATCTTCGGCCCTGAGCTGGCGGACGAAGCGGTAAAGCTCTACCGCGAGGACTACCTTGGGCGTGCCGCCGATGACGGCGTGTCCCTCTATCCGGGCGTGAAGGAGGCCCTGGAGAGGCTGAGGGCATCAGGGATAGCCCTGGCGGTGGCGACGATGAAGGTCCGGCCGGCGGCGGAGGCAGCGGTCGAGGCCTTCGGGCTCGGCGGTCTCTTCGGGGCAGTGGCGGGCGCCGACCCCGAGGGGAAGCGCACCAAGGGCAGGATGATCCTCGACTGCGCCGAAGCATTGGGCGCGGACCGCATCATCATGATCGGCGACTGCATCCAGGACCTGGAGGCCGCCAAAGAGGCAAGATGCTGGTTCATCGCTGCCTCCTACGGCTACGGGCTCCCCTTATCGAAGTGCCTGGGTCTCGGCGTCGCATCCGCGGCCACTCCGGCCGAGGCCGCCGATATCGCCATCCGCATATCCAGGCGCCCCTGA